A window of Xanthomonas cassavae CFBP 4642 contains these coding sequences:
- a CDS encoding transcriptional repressor KorB C-terminal beta-barrel domain-containing protein, whose protein sequence is AGKFRHDEKTQAGNQDEAAGSGAGAGSGDADTGELTSWPRGKAVSDPDSMKRPLLLVEHDGRAAAVLLNRRPSTAGLIRIRYEDGGGDAEVDAGTVKINRLMEGER, encoded by the coding sequence GCGCTGGAAAATTTCGTCATGACGAAAAAACGCAGGCTGGCAATCAGGACGAAGCCGCCGGGTCAGGTGCAGGAGCGGGTAGCGGCGACGCGGATACGGGCGAACTGACTAGCTGGCCTCGGGGCAAAGCGGTGTCCGATCCGGACAGCATGAAGCGCCCCCTGTTGCTGGTCGAGCATGACGGGCGTGCTGCGGCGGTCCTGCTGAACCGCCGGCCGTCTACTGCCGGTCTCATCCGCATTCGTTACGAGGATGGAGGCGGCGACGCTGAAGTGGATGCCGGGACGGTCAAGATCAACCGGCTGATGGAAGGCGAGAGGTGA